TTAATAAACTGGCTGCAATAATTGCCATGACATTTCCTAGTGCCAGTGCAGGTACAAGTAAAGACATATAATATGAAGGGTCATTCCCTAAAAAGTCAGAGAATACTTGGGCCATAGGGACCGCACCAGCTCCTAAGCCCCCACCCATAATTGGAAGAGCGATAATCGTCATCGCATCAACTAAGCCAAACCCTATAAAAAAGCCAATGATTCCTGCCAAAGCTCCTGCTGCAACAACTGCACCGATGATTGGGACAAAATACCTTGCTCCTGCTTGAACAAGAAGCTTAGAGTTCATTCCTAAAATACTACCCGTAATCAGGGCTGCAATATAAAAATTTAGAAATCCACCATCAGCCATAAAGGTATCGACAACTGCGATCGTATTCTCGGGAAGTAGGTCAGCGTAGACTAAAAACGAAGACACAAAGATCGTTACGATAGCTCCCCCGCCTAAGTAAGATCTTATGATCGGTGTATGATCACCAAGTTTCCCTAAAATCTCTCCTAATACGATCATGATGAATAGTGCACCAATTAAACCAGAGGGTAGATTATCCGTATAAACAGCGATTAAAGCGATCAAGGAAAAAGCAATAAATATCGGCAATGGCGTGTGATACAAGAGACGCTTGTTTAAAAAGGTATTGCTAACTTGCTGAGGGTTCACCTTCGCTTCACTATTCACTTAACATTCCTCCTTAGAACATATGGTTGACTCTCAAAACAACTGAATCGGATATTGTATCCAATTATACTCGCAAAAATAAAACGCTTTCATTTTAACAAACGCTATTGGGACATGTCAGCTTAAAATCACCCCCTCATCTTTTTAAATCATGGCTTATCTACTATTCTTCGTTTTTATAAAGGTCATTAAGGATTTCCCTGTACGCGAAATATGCTCTTTAATGAGTCGGCCTGCTTTCTCTGAATCTTCAGCTTGAATGGCTAGCAGGATTTCCTTATGCTCTTGATTTGATTTTTCCATCTGCCCCTGTAGAAAGAATGGCGTATGCTGAGGATAACCATTCCATAGTGTTTGAATAAATTTTGAAAGCCTACTCCACGGACAACGTAATAATAATAGGTTATGAGATTCTTTGTTTAGCTCAACAAACTCTTCTGAGCTTTTGGTTTGATCCATTTCGCGCACTAATTCTTCGAGCCTTTTGACGTCCTCACGTGTTTTATAAGGTAAGCTTTTACGTATTGCTAAGCTTTCCATTTCTGATCTCAAAACATAATTCTCTTCAATGTCTTCTAAACTTAACTCCTTCACAAAGGCTCCGCGATAAGGCTCAACTTTCACTAACCCTTCATTTTCCAGCTGCCGCAGTGCCTCACGTATTGGCATTCTGCTAATGCCTAATTGTTTAGCTAACTGATCTTGCGTTAACTTCACACCAGGTTGTAACTCACCGCTAAAAATGGCTTTCCTTAAAGTATTACAAGTTTTTATATATAAGGAATCCTTGTCGTGTAGCTGTAACGATTTCACTATCATCACTTCCTTTTTCTTATTGGTAGTATATTGTATCCAATTTGGAATCGCAATATATTTCAGAATGTTTATCAAAATTTAAAGCAAAGAGGGATATCCCTTTGCCTCTACTAAATTATTGTTCCATTCATAACAATTTATCAAGTTATCAACTTAAATAGCTTTGTTGAACCCTTTCACTGATGCGTCTAACCTTCTTGATAAAACCGACCATATCATAGCTAACAGCAGGAGTATTATCCCACCACCCCAATATAAATGGGC
The Litoribacterium kuwaitense DNA segment above includes these coding regions:
- a CDS encoding GntR family transcriptional regulator, whose translation is MKSLQLHDKDSLYIKTCNTLRKAIFSGELQPGVKLTQDQLAKQLGISRMPIREALRQLENEGLVKVEPYRGAFVKELSLEDIEENYVLRSEMESLAIRKSLPYKTREDVKRLEELVREMDQTKSSEEFVELNKESHNLLLLRCPWSRLSKFIQTLWNGYPQHTPFFLQGQMEKSNQEHKEILLAIQAEDSEKAGRLIKEHISRTGKSLMTFIKTKNSR
- a CDS encoding 2-hydroxycarboxylate transporter family protein produces the protein MNSEAKVNPQQVSNTFLNKRLLYHTPLPIFIAFSLIALIAVYTDNLPSGLIGALFIMIVLGEILGKLGDHTPIIRSYLGGGAIVTIFVSSFLVYADLLPENTIAVVDTFMADGGFLNFYIAALITGSILGMNSKLLVQAGARYFVPIIGAVVAAGALAGIIGFFIGFGLVDAMTIIALPIMGGGLGAGAVPMAQVFSDFLGNDPSYYMSLLVPALALGNVMAIIAASLLNLLGKKRPSLTGNGQLMKDFNYEQPVPKNMT